In Anthonomus grandis grandis chromosome 17, icAntGran1.3, whole genome shotgun sequence, the DNA window TGTTCCATATTCATACTGTACATACCACCCCACACCAACATACCATACCTAAGCAACGGTTCAACAAGTGCCTTATACactacaattaaattttttttgtttaagaacTGTCTAAGCAAATAAAACTTGTAAATTAGACATctgatttttttagtaatatatataacatgttggttccattttaaattgttatctaaaataattcctaagtatttaatttttttttgctcttttattaaattgttatcatttattttaatgttgctAAAATTTGGTCTATTTGCTGCTGTAAGTGAAAAGGCTactttagaaatatttaaacttagtttgaatgtatccagaaaatttttaatttttttgaaaccaaCCTTAAGTTTTTCTCTCACCCCTTCCCAAGTTTTATCCGAAAAAATTATTAccgtgtcatcagcataagTTATAACCTTCCCATCCACATTAAGATTACAAAGCATGTTTatgtaaagaataaataaaattggtccTAGAACGGTACCTTGAGGCACGccacgtttaatttttttgggagagcttaatatattatttattttgacaaattgagTACGATTTGTGAGATAATTCTCAAAACCGGTCCCCGCACACCATTTCTTTTAAGGACATTAAAGAAATACGCTATTAAACGCTTTTTGCAAGTCCAGGAATATATCGTTTTTTTGCCTACTTTTAAATTACCAGTAACATTTTTTACCAATTCATACATTGCATCAGTTGTCCGCTTACCTTCAAGAAATCCAAATTGATTTTCTGATATGCCGTCAATGGTATTCAAAAAATCAACAAGTCGTGATTTAAGGCATTTCTCgtaaattttagcaaaatttgaaataacgCTTATTGGCCTATAATTTCCTATATCGAGTTTATCTCCTGATTTATGAATTGATGTAACGATAGAAGCCTTAAAGTAAGATGGTACAATgcttgttttgaaaatttggtttATTATATGTGTAATTGGATCcttaagttttattgttttagaaGTAATTTGATCGATACCAGGggagtaattatttttaagagaatttatatgttttactATTTCTGTTGAATTTGTAGGTCTTAAATACATAGAGTTAGGAATTGATTCTTTTATAGGGGTTGGCGTTTCTTCTGGGCACCAGAAATTTGAGCaccaatattaacaaaataatcagcaatttcattgtttttagtCAGAATCATATTTTGCTTTCTAATTTGTAATATCTGTggttttttgtcattttgattTGTGGcctcattaattaatttgtacaaTTTTCTAATGTTATGTTCATGctcaaaaacttgatttttattgtattcATTTTTCGTAACCGTAATtaacctttttaatttatttctgtaattagtatattctaatttattttcgtTAGTAGGATttaatctcaatttttttttcattttatctctttttttaatagaaacaaTTAACCCAGTTGAAATCCATGGTTTTGCTCttttgtattttagttttatttcagatttttttattatgtcagtgagattgtttattaaatatttgcacgCTTCTTCTGGATCATTGATGGCTAAAATAGCATTCCACACAACTAACTCAGCTTCATGTCTTAGTCGTGTGTAATCAGTTTTTGTTAGTGTATTTATGTCAGTGCTGTCTATATTTTCTTTGTCGTGACTTCAGATATGTATCATTATAGGCAGGTGGTCAGTAATGTcgtgattaataataaatgttgtGGCTTTTTTTACCTTggctttcattttatttctcaTAAATATATGGTCTATACAAGTATTACTAATTTCTCTTGTAGTTTTGTTACACATGGAAACCAATCCAATTGAATTCATTAAGGCTAggtattttataactttttgatCACTACTTTTCAACAAATCTATATTTATGTCGCCCAAAAACAGATCTATGTTagatttttggcaatttttaaaaaaataaatcaaggtCATCCAAAAATTTAAGTACATTGGTTGACGGGGATCGGTAGGTAAAGAATATATTATAATCTAGATGATCTATGCGAATTTTGATAGTAGTGACAGATTATTTGAAAATGCAGGATTTAGATGATTTTTGTAGTAAATTACTACTCCATCAAACGAATTGTAGTGTGCCTCATTATAATAGATACTATATCCAGGAATATTTACAGCATCTGTGGTGTCTAAATTATGGCATTCTGAGAGAACTATTATATCACAATAGGAAACGAGATTATATGAagtaattaatactaataaattgtcttaatttGATTTTAGCCCACAGATATTTAAATGcattatatttaacaattttttatcaCTACTTACAGTGGCGGCCAGCTAATTAAAAACGacgcaaaatttaatttttttggaaaaccatttTATGCAGTTTTACGAATGATATTTATAAGGGTTAGACATATTAAACACATTCTACCATAAATCAATAGTAATCTATTCAAAAATCTagggaaaaaaatgtttacaaaattaatggacaacaaattaaaaacgaattcaatattttaattttacaccaaaaaaaatcagtatttggtAGGATATCCTTTAGCTTCTTTTATTGCTAGACATCTTCTTTGCATAGATTCTATTAAAGTTTGGCAGCGAGTAATTGGGATGGAATACCAAGCTTCTTGAACACCATTCACTAGTTCGTCcatgtttttaaattgctttggcTGAATTATTCTTTTAAGATCATTCCACAGATTCTCTATCGGGTTAAGGTCTGGACTACACGAGGGCCATTCAATTACATCAACGACGTTTTGTTCAAACCACCTTTTTACTAAACGTGCTGTATGCTTGGGGTCATTATCCTGTTGAAATTTCCAGGTAATAGGTAATTTTTCTTCTGCATATGGAAGCATCACATTTTCTAATATAGATTTGTATTTCTCCTGATCCATAATTccatctattttataaattggtcCAACTCCATACCATGACATGCAGCCCCACATCATGATTgaaccacctccatgtttaacaGTTAATTTTGTGAATCTTGGATTTAATTCCTCACCAGGTGGTCTTCGTACGTAAGTACGACCATCCGATCCGATGCGATTAAGTTTTGTTTCATCCGACCAAAGTATATTTTTCCATTGGGTAAGGGTCCAACTCAAACGATCGCGTGCGAACTGCAGTCAGAGTTTACGATTCTTCTTTGAGACAAGTGGCTTCTTTCGGGAAACTCTTCCAAATAGTTGAAACTCATTAAGTCGGCGGCGAATTGTTCTTACTGATGGCTTCGGACCGTTTTGTGCATACATTTCACGTCTGATATCTACTGCTGTTAAATGGGGCGACTTTTTTGCTAAACGTACCATGATTTTATCCTCTCTTGCGGTTGTTATTCTAGGCCTTTTCTTCCTAGGTACATTTCTAACCGTGCCGTcagttttataatgtttaatagcATTATGAACCATAAATTTGGAACATTTTagcattgctgcaactttaCTGTAGTTTTGTACTTATTATTACTCAGTTCACAGTTTTTACACTTTACTATACGACTTTGACAGTCATTGACATTATGCTCCTCAGAACACCTGCTCCAAGCTTGTTTGTGGGTACATAAATTTCCCTTGTGATGAAATTGTTGACAGTTCCAACACTTTAACAAACTAATATCTTCGTACACACTGAGTCTCTCTCATCCTATATAAATCTTCTTAGTGCACATAAAATGATGGAAAACTTTAGGTGCACACTCCGTATAGATGGtcatagtgtttttattttgaatcgTTTTAATAAATGTGACTTTAAGGTAATCATTCTcaaatataaagttattttgttttttaatcatatCTTCAATTTCCTTATCTGTGTACTTGTTTACAAGACCTGGTATTTTGATTCTGGGGTTTTTCAAACTAGTCTCTactatatcatatttttcagtaagatttttttctacTGAGGTCTTAAGAACAATAAGGTCTTCTTTAGAAGGAAAATTCTAAAGGCCCCTTCCTACTTGAAATTTTAACTCCCAGAGCTTCGGGCTTAATCTTTTGTTCTAGAtccaaaaacgtttttttcgCATCTTGTATCTGTTTTGTCTTTAACAAAATACTaggtatatttttctttgttggtTCATCCTTATTTGTAGTTTTAGACCTATAATCAGCATTTTCCAGAACCATAGCGCAGttcttttgcattttattttctatatgtGCAATTTTACCCTGTAGATTTTCCAATATTCCAAACATTTTCTTTGTGCTGTCCTCATACTTTGCCTTTGTCATCAACACTTTAAGTTCCTTTTTACAGCAGTCGCACATCCATAATAGGATTTTGCCAACATcgcctttgattttttttatacagttgAGAGCTTATGTCTAGGCAGGAGACATGATACCACAATTGACATTTTTACCTTCGCAGAAAAGCCCTTGGTCATTACCTCTAACTTCCCTTTTGCAGATCTTGCACTCTGCATCCTCTTGATCACTTTCACTCATATTTAAAGCTTTTggtgtttaatatttttctagcTGCATATTGGAACGCAGCACTTGAGTATATAAACACAGAACACGAGGCAGCTTAATGTAAACAATGCAGATTTAGGCAATTTGTGGCgcttttatgagaaaaaaaaaacgtacatTACCGCACAGACACTTATGCTTTATAATACACTGGTTTTTAATCTTTAATTcgcatttaaaataccaaaatataatgaattttatgGAGCAACTCTTCGACCGGTATATGTGACATGTATATTCTGactaaactaaatattaaaattgcgcTACGAAAATATTGTATGttccaataaaatattcattcaaAGACATCATTTATTTGGATACCAGGTCATCATACAAGTCCAAGGAGTTAATTAGAATAGTCCAAGGGATAATCCCTTTAATTTTTGCCACATATTTAGTAAATACCctgtattattattgaaatgtCACGTAAAAAGTATGTAGATTTCACTTTGACTAATTAAACATATAATTGAGTCCTTAACTCCTTAACAAAAAACAAGTTAATAAGTTAAATGTAAATACAGTTACACAcacaaaagaaattattattagttcaaaaccagaaagacgTGTCgggaataaaattaaagagaCTTTTGATTAGTCGTAAAACTGCCTCGTGATTGAATCGTTCCAAATAAGCCCCCGGGACACTTACCGGTTCTTGTTCTCCCTCCTTCCAAAAAGAACTCCATATTATGTCCGGCCCTTAAGCAAAGATTCATATAAGTGTGCAGCACTGCTTTATAAACGTAATCCTTCCTGCCCATGACCGGATCGATGCGTCGCTTGATGAAAAACGCCCCCAGACCCCTCAAGAGAGACCTACGAAAAAGTCAATTCGCAATGGCCAAATCGTGTggtaatatatatattatatattacccAAAAAACGGTATTCTTAAGTTATCCCCTGCGGCCACCAATGGGGACCTGATATcgttattcaataaaataaaagacaacAGGATGTAGTCCAGGTGGGAGCGATGCAACGGTAAAAATATCAGTGGGAGATTGGACTTGGAGGCCTCCTTGATCATTTCTATTTGCCCCGGATGAACTACCACTGAGCTCAGAAAGCAGGGCAGCAGCTTGTAGAGAATCCAACTGGTGAACCTATAcaagagatttatttattttttaaatttacataaattataattttacctTAAGAGGAAGTCTGATAAGGTGGACCTCATGTCGTATATCAATTTACCGGCCCTCCTCCAGTTCTTTTTAATCAACTCCTGGTAAAACTCGTCCTCCGCTTCGTCCGATGCATCTTTGAACTGTTGAAGTGCCGCTTTTTCGACGGCTTTTTTAACTCGGTCATCTTTTAAGACCAACCGCGCCACCTGAGGGTACTGGTACCTCTTTAATCGGGATATTTGATGTAGATGATTAAACGTCCTGGCCAGTACACCGTTTTTATTCAGCGGAGCGGTTTGATTGAGGATGTTAAACAGAGCGAGGGTCTCTGTCGTTTTTTTCACCAAAGACTCCTGAAAATTCCGAGAAAAAAATCGATTGCAAAAATTACTTGTAACAAGACCCACCCACCTCCCTTTTCAAATAACTTATTAGAGTAAAAACCATACtgtagacattttttaaaatgcgtAAAACGTTTCGACCGCCAACGTGCGATCTTGAATAATAATATGAAAACTGTTTGCGTTCCCAAATTAACCTCACGCgtataaaaataacatcattAGTCGCATGGAATTTTAATAAGCCTACTTTTATCGTTCACTTACCCTGCTTGTAAAAGTGCAATTCTGACAGCAGAGGCCCATAAAGGGCCTTCGGGAGGTCACATGTACCTCCGGCACCGCCTCTTTAATGTGCAAAAGCTGCCTGTCCCTcacctacaatttaaaaataaacatatgtaTTTACACATTTACTATTGAACCTTTACATTTATGTCGGCCTCTCTGGTGAGTTTTTTCTGGTAAACCTGGTCCTGCGAGTAACGTTTTAGGGTGGTCAGGGAGGCCAAAGTTTCATTTCGATTATTTGTTGAGGGTGCAAACTGCTGGTAGGCCTCAAAGTTTCTGTTCGTTATAAAGTCCACCATTTTTTTCAGTCTGCAACCGAGTTAAAAAGTTAGAAGTaacatattttaatgtattaagCTCACCCCAATAGTAACACCGTATAGAAGCAACATTTGAAGCATAAAAGTACAATGACTGTGTACGACAAATAGATGTTTGCTTTAATAAgagtgtttattaaaaaatttactttgtgCATCCCGGACgaatgtttatttataactaatgaaaaaaagttcatGAAATTGGGTGCTTAAAATTCACTAGCAAGTTGGCCTTCATGCACTATTCATTGTTTTCTGTTTCAATGTTAATGTGgaaggttttttaaataatatcttacCTCTTTACACCAAGAAACACAAGGGTCCACAACTTTAACAAGCTTATTAACATTTTGATCTTATTACacctattaattaaatttgagaaatGATATTCTAGTTAATCaggaaaagtatttattaattacaatcTACTGAATTTTGGACTCGGAGCAAAAAGCTTCCTTTCAAGTGGTACAAACACTCGTAGTTCTAATGACTGCaagataattattgttaatccttgttttgtttgttttttggtgatatttttataaaaaaaaaacaaaagtccTGGTTTTATCTCATAAAGATATGCACTGATAAAAGCCTATTGAAACTGAAATCGCAAACATTTGCATATCTCTAATTGGAAATGCGTATTTACTCAccctcttaataaaaaaaccacATAAGTAAACTGTAAGACAAGAGACAATTGAAAGGCCCCGTAAATGGTGCCTAATAGTCCCATTTTGCTTAGCATCAATGCACCGCACACAAAACCACCTAATGTaagtaacatttcaaaagtGTGGCGTGATGATGTGTGGAAATTAACTGTTAAACTACAAAGATCATAAGCATAAtgataaatgaagaaaaaaatacatatcttATGTAATGGTCACGACCTTATCATCTTTGGCGATTGTGTGATGACCAGTTATTGAACCAAACATTATTTCAGACTGATAatgtttgatttgtttttaaaaaaaagggtaaataaaagcattaaaGACTTGAGGAAATGTTTGGCCCTTCAGGGGAGATTTTTGTGTCTTAAAGTAAGGGAGCATTTTGTGCAAATTGTAGCAAAGAAAAAATGCCTAATTTGCcctatgtatattattaaagtGAGTTTGACTTACCAAAAACaagctttttttgaaaaataacaaaattttaaattaaaggaataatttttaacatagtTTGGAAACTAGGTTATGTTTACGTTTTTGATAGATGTCAAAAGTCTCAATTTATGGGCGTGTCTAATGACGCAAGCGGAGCTATAACTCAACACACTCTGCtgccctttaaaaaaaaatacaaattttaatcatttaattaattaacagaataaagaaactttaattaaaatttctatttctaattagctaaaatatttatgaacgGTAGAGGTTCCAGTTAAACGTCAGggcctttatttttttaaataaaactcacGTCAACTGTCACCGATGTCAGTCGAGACACCACATAACCTCACACTTACcgcattttaaataaactgttttttCCACTATTTGTTAGTAATTAATTTAGGTGAATAATGGCGGGCCCCACAAAGAAACCGCGAAAACCCGAGGAGCCTACCGAGTCCGGCGACGAGTCCATGAGCGAGGAAAGCGACGAGGGCACCTACCATGGACAACAAGTAAGTTTACCATCATGTTTTTACTTCAATAATGTAAGTGACGCTTAAAACAttcattaatatctaatttCCACTGAAACGACTGAATTGTAAAGCCAATTCTAGTTCCCGGTCTTATTTACTTATTTCTTAAGGAAGTGCAGGCAACCTTCGAGGGCAGAAACCCCGAACGTCAAGATTTCCATGGGATCAAGCAGCTTTTGTTGCAATTATTTCTAAAAGCCCATGTAGACCTGGGGCAACTCTCTGACATGTTAATTGCCCAAAATGGAATCGGTTCTGTATTAAAACAAGTTAGTCCGAATAAGCTTTTATGGCATAAAGGCTTATTTTATATGCGTTTTAGAGCTGTAATGATAGTGACGACGAAGATGATATGGAGTTAACTGAAGATTCCGATGTATTCGGTATAACTAGTGTGATAAATTTGACTTCCCATCGGGAAACTCCTTGCGTGCAACAGTTTTATGCTCTCCTAGACGAGATGACTGCACAGCATGCCAGTGAGGAGGTTAAAGGGGCTGTTAAGAAAATTCTTGACGGAGGCACTAAACTTGGTGAGTTTCTActtattttctactaaatggTTTAGTAGTGGGTTGTTTTTGGAGGTTTTCTGATTAACGAAAGGTTCGTTAACATCCCTGCCAAAATATCTGCTTTAATGCTCAACACTTTATACGAAGAACTGGAAAGGATGAAGAAAAAAGACAAGTCGTATGAGTTTGATTATTTTATACTTATCAGTAAAACTTCCAGGCCCAAAGGAGAAAACGGTGAGTAATAATAATCTCTTTGCCAGGAACTTTATAAAAGCAATTCTAGAGGGTGAGGAGCTGTTTTCCAATGACGAAGaagaggtttttaaaaaatccgcAGACGTAACGTTCGATTTCAGTGTGGAAAATCAATGCGATTCAGGTCTGGCCGGCAAGTGGCTCTCCGAGGATCAACAGTTGACCCCATTTAGGAGAGTTATAATATTTAAGGGAAGCCAGTTGAAAAGTATTGTAGATGAAATAACCACTTTAGtgcagtaataaaataaaggtattttttatgaattgttttactGTTTAAATAAAACCCATACAGCTGTTTAACTTTGTATTATATGTATGAACAATATAGAGGCTAATCTCTTTAACAAtggtataataatttaaatggaaatcACAGTAAtgttgtttgtttgtttgtagGCGTATGAATTAAGGAAGAAATCTTTTTGTTTGTGCTATTGCTTTTGAATATCacatttttaagttcttttataAGCCAAAGAAAAGTAACCATATAAAAAGAaggttaaatcatttttatttcaaaactataaaaaaggcaacttaaaaaaaaaataaaatataaaactcttGCAGCAATAAGTTAGTTAAAAATACCATCTACTTATTGGTTCTCGTCGTCTGTTTCGAAGTCCTGCCCAGGGTGTTCCACATTAATACACTAAAAAAACCGACTCGATtacattcaattttaaatttaaaaattccactTACATCGCTAATACTGATCCTGGGACTCATTAGGGTCAACTCCGGATAAATCCAAGGTTTATTCAAAGGATTCGGCTGTCGAGACTTCCACGTTTCGTACCCTTCCACCGCCTTCTTCAGGGTCTTCACCACCTTGGGGGCCAACTTTTGTGTCACCTTATTCACTATCCACGAAGGGAGTCGCCCCTTGGGGTCGGTTTGCGATATGTAGCCGAGAAAACAGCCTTCTTTTCTGCCCCGTATCACGAAACCCGTCATAAAGGATATTGCCCTAAATAAAGTTGACGAATTGCGGAGAGTTTTACAGTGAGAGTTTTATATAGATACCTTATAAAGCCTTTTCTAGGTGCGTAGTTCTTGTGGTGCACCGAGTGGTTTATTATGAGTTTCTCCTCGCCCATGTCGAGCCACGACCTTTGGAGGACGAAGTCTCGGTTTTTTAAGGGGGCCGGGCAGGACACTATAGAGGGATGTTTTAAATTTGGTAAGTGAAATTAGCCAAAATAATGCCCCAAACAAAACTGCCCTGGTTACCGAGATAGTTAACCCAGATGTATGTTTTTATCCTTAAATCCAGCCTCAAGGACTTCtttatatattgttaaaaaaattatggatataTTCTGAGTAGTTTcaaagttatgcccaaaaatatcCCGTAATGGTTAAAAATCTTGATGCTTCAATTTTGGTGTTCATTATTGGACCTTGGTTAACGAAATTGCCTAtaactcagaaagtttttgAGATACGAGCGTCctttttatatcaaattattaggTAAGGAGTGCAATTTCTTTGACTAGGACtctttaagaatattcttattatttcgtgaaaatattctggtgaatagtgaataaataaatagtaaataaacaGGAAATTGGGAGAAATAATGCCCCAACGAAAACTGGCCTAGCTCCC includes these proteins:
- the LOC126746416 gene encoding START domain-containing protein 10-like isoform X2; the protein is MREAHQRHFPSTMEVGVVKIAEDSDFCTLKYLVDCHEGWKLDYDSKSDNTRVWTKSTQATNFKMVKVHTVFQNISASTMFDVLHDPDYRKEWDEHMLISTEIGYLNPNNDVGYYALSCPAPLKNRDFVLQRSWLDMGEEKLIINHSVHHKNYAPRKGFIRAISFMTGFVIRGRKEGCFLGYISQTDPKGRLPSWIVNKVTQKLAPKVVKTLKKAVEGYETWKSRQPNPLNKPWIYPELTLMSPRISISDCINVEHPGQDFETDDENQ
- the LOC126746416 gene encoding START domain-containing protein 10-like isoform X1 encodes the protein MQRKQRSKFTLAEGILAGAKTKIFRSTMEVGVVKIAEDSDFCTLKYLVDCHEGWKLDYDSKSDNTRVWTKSTQATNFKMVKVHTVFQNISASTMFDVLHDPDYRKEWDEHMLISTEIGYLNPNNDVGYYALSCPAPLKNRDFVLQRSWLDMGEEKLIINHSVHHKNYAPRKGFIRAISFMTGFVIRGRKEGCFLGYISQTDPKGRLPSWIVNKVTQKLAPKVVKTLKKAVEGYETWKSRQPNPLNKPWIYPELTLMSPRISISDCINVEHPGQDFETDDENQ
- the LOC126746272 gene encoding protein BCCIP homolog, whose protein sequence is MAGPTKKPRKPEEPTESGDESMSEESDEGTYHGQQEVQATFEGRNPERQDFHGIKQLLLQLFLKAHVDLGQLSDMLIAQNGIGSVLKQSCNDSDDEDDMELTEDSDVFGITSVINLTSHRETPCVQQFYALLDEMTAQHASEEVKGAVKKILDGGTKLGFLINERFVNIPAKISALMLNTLYEELERMKKKDKSYEFDYFILISKTSRPKGENEGEELFSNDEEEVFKKSADVTFDFSVENQCDSGLAGKWLSEDQQLTPFRRVIIFKGSQLKSIVDEITTLVQ
- the LOC126746416 gene encoding START domain-containing protein 10-like isoform X3 — translated: MSRSTMEVGVVKIAEDSDFCTLKYLVDCHEGWKLDYDSKSDNTRVWTKSTQATNFKMVKVHTVFQNISASTMFDVLHDPDYRKEWDEHMLISTEIGYLNPNNDVGYYALSCPAPLKNRDFVLQRSWLDMGEEKLIINHSVHHKNYAPRKGFIRAISFMTGFVIRGRKEGCFLGYISQTDPKGRLPSWIVNKVTQKLAPKVVKTLKKAVEGYETWKSRQPNPLNKPWIYPELTLMSPRISISDCINVEHPGQDFETDDENQ